In a single window of the Pseudomonas entomophila genome:
- the rpsA gene encoding 30S ribosomal protein S1, which produces MSESFAELFEESLKTLNLQPGAIITGIVVDIDGDWVTVHAGLKSEGVIPLEQFINEAGELTIKVGDEVHVALDAVEDGFGETKLSREKAKRAECWIVLEAAFAAEEVVKGVINGKVKGGFTVDVNGIRAFLPGSLVDVRPVRDTTHLEGKELEFKVIKLDQKRNNVVVSRRSVLEAENSAEREALLESLQEGQQVKGIVKNLTDYGAFVDLGGVDGLLHITDMAWKRIKHPSEIVNVGDEIDVKVLKYDRERNRVSLGLKQLGEDPWVAIKARYPESTRVMARVTNLTDYGCFAELEEGVEGLVHVSEMDWTNKNIHPSKVVQVGDEVEVMVLDIDEERRRISLGIKQCKSNPWEDFSGQFNKGDKITGTIKSITDFGIFIGLDGGIDGLVHLSDISWNEAGEEAVRRFKKGDELETVILSVDPERERISLGIKQLEDDPFSNFVALNDKGAIVKGIVKEVDAKGAIVTLGDDIEATLKASEISRDRVEDARNVLKEGEEIEAKIISVDRKSRVISLSIKSKDDAEEREAIQSLKNAPEAAADTTMAALLREAMAKQN; this is translated from the coding sequence ATGAGCGAAAGCTTTGCAGAACTCTTTGAAGAAAGCCTGAAAACCCTCAATCTTCAGCCGGGTGCCATCATCACCGGTATCGTTGTCGACATCGACGGCGACTGGGTTACCGTTCACGCTGGCCTGAAGTCCGAGGGCGTCATCCCGCTCGAGCAGTTCATCAACGAAGCTGGCGAGCTGACCATCAAGGTCGGTGACGAAGTTCACGTTGCGCTGGACGCGGTCGAAGACGGCTTTGGCGAAACCAAGCTGTCCCGTGAAAAAGCCAAGCGCGCCGAGTGCTGGATTGTTCTGGAAGCTGCTTTCGCTGCCGAAGAAGTGGTCAAGGGCGTTATCAACGGTAAGGTTAAGGGCGGCTTCACTGTCGACGTTAACGGCATCCGTGCGTTCCTGCCGGGCTCCCTGGTTGATGTCCGTCCAGTGCGCGACACCACCCACCTCGAAGGCAAAGAGCTGGAATTCAAGGTCATCAAGCTGGACCAGAAGCGCAACAACGTTGTCGTTTCCCGTCGCAGCGTCCTGGAAGCCGAAAACAGCGCCGAGCGCGAAGCTCTGCTGGAATCGCTGCAGGAAGGCCAGCAGGTCAAGGGTATCGTCAAGAACCTCACCGACTACGGTGCGTTCGTCGACCTGGGCGGCGTCGATGGTCTGCTGCACATCACCGACATGGCCTGGAAGCGTATCAAGCACCCGTCCGAGATCGTCAACGTTGGTGACGAGATCGACGTCAAGGTTCTGAAGTACGATCGTGAGCGCAACCGCGTTTCGCTGGGTCTGAAGCAACTGGGTGAAGACCCATGGGTTGCTATCAAGGCACGTTACCCAGAAAGCACTCGCGTCATGGCTCGCGTCACCAACCTGACCGACTACGGCTGCTTCGCTGAGCTGGAAGAAGGTGTTGAAGGCCTGGTGCACGTTTCCGAAATGGACTGGACCAACAAGAACATCCACCCGTCGAAAGTCGTTCAGGTTGGCGACGAAGTGGAAGTCATGGTTCTGGACATCGACGAAGAGCGTCGTCGTATCTCCCTGGGTATCAAGCAGTGCAAATCGAACCCATGGGAAGACTTCTCCGGCCAGTTCAACAAGGGTGACAAGATCACCGGTACCATCAAGTCGATCACCGACTTCGGTATCTTCATTGGCCTGGACGGCGGCATCGACGGTCTGGTTCACCTGTCGGACATCTCCTGGAACGAAGCCGGCGAAGAAGCCGTGCGTCGCTTCAAGAAGGGCGACGAGCTGGAAACCGTCATCCTGTCGGTTGACCCAGAGCGCGAGCGCATCTCCCTGGGTATCAAGCAACTGGAAGACGATCCGTTCTCCAACTTCGTTGCTCTGAACGACAAGGGCGCGATCGTCAAAGGTATCGTCAAGGAAGTTGACGCCAAAGGCGCCATCGTTACCCTGGGCGACGACATCGAAGCTACTCTGAAAGCTTCCGAAATCAGCCGTGATCGCGTTGAAGACGCTCGTAACGTGCTGAAGGAAGGCGAAGAGATCGAAGCCAAGATCATCAGCGTCGACCGCAAGTCCCGCGTCATCAGCCTGTCCATCAAGTCGAAGGACGACGCTGAAGAGCGTGAAGCCATCCAGAGCCTGAAAAACGCTCCGGAAGCGGCTGCTGATACCACCATGGCTGCGCTGCTGCGCGAAGCAATGGCCAAGCAGAACTGA
- the ihfB gene encoding integration host factor subunit beta translates to MTKSELIDRIVTHQGLLSSKDVELAIKTMLEQMSQCLATGDRIEIRGFGSFSLHYRAPRVGRNPKTGQSVSLEGKYVPHFKPGKELRDRVNEEEHESL, encoded by the coding sequence ATGACGAAGTCGGAGCTGATCGATCGAATTGTCACCCATCAGGGGTTGCTCTCGTCCAAGGACGTGGAGTTGGCCATCAAGACCATGCTTGAGCAGATGTCGCAGTGCCTGGCGACTGGGGATCGTATCGAGATCCGCGGTTTTGGCAGCTTCTCTTTGCACTACCGAGCGCCGCGGGTAGGGCGCAATCCAAAGACCGGTCAGTCTGTCAGCCTTGAAGGCAAGTACGTGCCGCATTTCAAGCCGGGTAAAGAGTTGCGTGACCGAGTCAATGAAGAAGAGCATGAGTCGCTCTGA
- a CDS encoding lipopolysaccharide assembly protein LapA domain-containing protein, producing the protein MRNLKRALVALFMLLLAAAVLFFVLENQQAVSLVMFGWSAPAMPVALLVLAALLVGLAVGPLLGAYGLMRGRRKARAIGRRVELPES; encoded by the coding sequence ATGCGTAACCTCAAGCGCGCCTTGGTGGCATTGTTCATGTTGCTGCTGGCGGCAGCAGTGCTGTTTTTTGTCTTGGAAAATCAGCAGGCGGTTTCGCTGGTCATGTTTGGGTGGTCGGCTCCGGCAATGCCGGTTGCGCTGTTAGTGCTGGCGGCGTTGCTCGTCGGCTTGGCGGTGGGGCCCTTGCTGGGTGCTTATGGCCTGATGCGTGGCAGGCGTAAAGCCCGCGCCATTGGTCGGCGTGTCGAACTCCCCGAGAGTTGA